One window from the genome of Diabrotica virgifera virgifera chromosome 6, PGI_DIABVI_V3a encodes:
- the LOC126886113 gene encoding uncharacterized protein LOC126886113, which translates to MDKLLKPDRLDIDSNSTNATQLWTHWKRTFQNFLEAANVSEDKDKLNLLVNYVNPVVYEAIGECTTYTDATATLEKLYIKQKSEIFARHTLSTRKQQVGESIDQYLLILKHLSKDCNFQAVSADRNKDDYIRDSFIRGLSASNIRQRLLESATLTLDQAYNSARALEMAQQQSDSYIMSNSIVNSITTDNTLQNTAHETDQNNSTSAATFSKCWFCGKSRHTRDRCPAKNHQCSCVY; encoded by the exons ATGGATAAACTACTCAAGCCTGATCGACTAGACATCGATTCCAATTCAACAAATGCAACACAACTCTGGACACACTGGAAGAGAACCTTTCAAAACTTTCTAGAAGCAGCTAATGTTTCTGAAGACAAAGATAAACTGAATTTATTGGTGAATTATGTAAATCCTGTAGTATATGAAGCTATAGGTGAATGTACCACCTACACTGATGCAACTGCTACCTTAGAAAAACTATACATAAAACAAAAGAGTGAAATATTTGCCCGGCACACATTATCTACACGAAAGCAACAAGTGGGTGAGTCCATTGATCAATATTTACTAATCTTAAAACACTTAAGTAAGGATTGCAATTTTCAAGCAGTGTCTGCTGATAGAAATAAAGACGATTACATCAGGGACTCTTTTATTCGAGGTTTAAGTGCTTCAAATATTAGGCAAAGACTACTTGAAAGCGCCACTTTAACATTAGATCAAGCATATAATTCAGCCAGAGCTTTAGAAATGGCCCAACAACAATCAGATTCATATATTATGTCAAATTCTATTGTAAATTCTATTACTACTGATAACACCCTTCAGAATACTGCACACGAAACTGATCAAAACAACTCGACTAGCGCAGCTACCTTTTCAAAATGCTGGTTTTGTGGAAAAAGTCGCCATACTAGAGATAGATGTCCTGCTAAAAATCACCAATGCTCTTGTG TTTATTAA